From Drosophila yakuba strain Tai18E2 chromosome 2L, Prin_Dyak_Tai18E2_2.1, whole genome shotgun sequence, one genomic window encodes:
- the LOC6528453 gene encoding titin homolog isoform X1: MCVSVKQCLHKTLSAEMEMAKGRSRFASKLHTPPIGDSSNMASEVPAATTSPLGCNTNNGNNNSQESSPDPAQQQLNSSVDSGIAVLETESPTMRRRQRLHQCQRILQVLQRDQLTHQQLRDRLSKLANKKWRKEESSEDHACNVCCADLDLGSAKNYVTCCTCGKSVCRGPKCSDWRPKDAKWECQLCQSSKESLAHTSSWVAEQMSFNRHKFVYPMRARSEVYIPIVRDGNDSSIQFESVSQIGHTAHMDERAKIREYVEQIVAEMLGDNLDHVKVGQLSKSENYLQLFDKFHAKLSNLLINLENSLFALALRGDLPAIVNGHSNNNNNNNNADSELADLSQTRLRSLIETIIAETLRSSSLSVSGAVSEISLDTRSHVSELANGNGLKRRHRTEHYFEPKIYQDLLATAVLNKIADKEGNTRLVAESTPDLSGRHIDENFNAEALSTTSGSSIEPRSDCSLTDHEIGLDNGKSQSLQADLERESVLSDYIAAHMVPLPDFSASVTESEDDIGSITSGMIGDGNWEDNWLFKKKRSSATQSSVGMLVPAPRENVRAQIGDKTTDEVSDLSEIGSDIEESSLDLLRCNDLNDRLLSQHLIGGQNTKMVLDELVDRTSLTSHTLLEENEPAFTETTNEFVVSPMAVPSDIKAPSPTPPPPPMIFQDDLLNEEPDQTPIAAQGESEELASLDGCTGFSTVEYIDEGQMHETVPSVIEILAAMALGPMLAVPASEQPGGMTPSEMHTLKELSDLALAEINARTVELVQAHSLDIIEEENTEPSEAGPEQHFELVQQPPLEEITDQISPGEQECLVQLDVLPPPPQLKLISEIEPPPPMELVEDTDSLYPAEVVPALAPVEIRPEMKTDDVTALESVKVPEITSTLDIVSEEQSYVEAIITAPTTESEVVHVETVPEIPVPSEIVANTVVIAYSELHSLDPPEVIHLDSLILEPPDPLESDPETVTTQEHRSEDLPSSMKLNHSLETGFITGDSTENLLEKIPEMMSEPIAAAQPEPSPIPVPVDSGTQVDNLGTIEVDSLATSVPMETVSEPKTVDAQLPVEADDLTQSAPVNSPDPLKIGSETHPILMPIESEPQNIAIDSSPPLEPVESTAIGGATEDSLQSVYTELPPPVENSVFEGILREATSGDANGSEAVDVIIGTDSIAGKQPQTDETANPSASVEEISENQPVALDVNVPEPQSISEEVVSAIETISLPHPSDVNVVTSVSSGVTQPAPVEPSEPVNIDSQIHNVPVNSPEGRESVPETNILNLQLENNPTIELQDDLLTTSQLIPESESCAINPQASQPVAVDPLPVVEDVTDVVALEPPSLVATDPETQTMAIESLDPIETIPEPESIIIEKLAPIGKLAEVESIDVENQINPENHIGQQTMPETQSTVPMDAIQPIEIVQETPCNTSDLMATTEAVDVEHSEPGEDAFLTVREGLESDLHKSDSHVIEPLSMPLPLELSVPAEAVDIGLPVSVESLTQYEPSEAVIPSATLFDIQSQSLEQPVHVVNAAQMEIKEIVSPAPVEIVSTTTEDFPQAESVVESDKPIPAAEEVQTMVDSTADLQITPIEERPQTSETYSEHARKETSESVEMGLSTQNEAVQITTSVEVTSTATDEAPPAAEEREPNEAVEMLSVTADTTLPEETVSQKSTVEALEPPTSIEVKSEVNGDTGSKGNVEVAEPQSKEDEILMKPISMDVTEHVEVDLECVGVRANVPELVDPIQESKLTLGENPPDTESLERDSQKITDAVYVQEDNTEAEEKVDTLSTTEVVPDIIVLNPPSLVKLSPKIQAMTTVPLESELIAIEQPVPAKNQESIAVDSPPVVIDTPASAEVLFENEVAPTPQQIPENKAESVAMESIIPADVVSEQNSCAVEPLTSTQASPVKVIASEPFDTVVKPVAEAQTPTTENSTMAEITQTLETNLDTEIVSEDLIQVDPKELSAHVEPVSKIEASSGDPQESAKDTTQVEDILVVQATLTQVSVTNSVAVNPSVPVEQSEDSIGDPPGSAQNVSDVVPVKENQPASAEISVTDTVAVELNDPVERTTNLSGNTDFVADTESSGADNEIGVDPNNPAEFVPVNVGPETNQLEIETLEVKEELTMEELTTIDGKPSSVLEPLVSVNTLYQEESTNLNRALQENVVPQKESDSKSLPTNVTIQKQPTDLETQPSVKPILEAKTLDVVEVKPVAVETSAEEKSPENEKMVLNVESTNGKPLPAAESVILEPVLCEESISVTEYISVDSGNFVPQLDSVPLSAPAALTIPTEPKDLEPRACEELIPESVSCTDDLPDPAQGLLQEAPVDMETPSGIPIVADEYHEFEPSPVEIVLQHADANTIAPVEPNTKPETEGASPMGAISTPNLQVVASVPLDSVPAAPVMPVEFVYNKEHLKEETKDERATPVSLGHVEQKQSNANGEPPHDEDNLKRDDGILNDEEEPVSEPQKDEVVEGKPIVETSVDEESKIITTAISNLSSDVQLACIDQELQEIALDPATEGSIAEREVKKWYNAVEMPNNPYSPEALKQRISGTQERYMDVPNISPSAEQKALASALTENPDPPAPKTDYKRYSRDYYINNASTATDSTGGVKAATSSALEDVEDIVINEAQKANKPATEQDPPQESVYKATPVQVLDESLDSQSNPSLYSLQTTTTNTSDESNTVRIYDFNKQETTVIRAAPAGQQPSDSTTSSMESAQSALPSASSSNDSTGSNKRERPVVLQFGPGDSVPTIGSPASTPTRGSTPPAFRFLQPKRRLIDPSQVLSVDEDDVPETTTPSAEKPVIEDEVAHSMPSVKALAQAFLLTSKHTQPQRRWRAKVRIAAPPETPDKPNTSLAKRHKLEHAVSMAEVADESTIASDLSSLETDPSIHSETNPPVASPASPVPVRHGFLRSNIAFFENLKFK; this comes from the exons ATGTGCGTGAGTGTAAAACAGTGCCTGCATAAGACACTGAGtgcggaaatggaaatggccaaAGGCCGCTCCCGATTCGCAAGCAAACTACACACACCGCCCATCGgagacagcagcaacatggcaAGTGAagtgccagcagcaacaacatcgcCATTAGGATGCAACaccaacaacggcaacaacaacagccaggAGAGCAGTCCCGAtcccgcccagcagcagctgaacTCCAGCGTGGACAGCGGGATTGCGGTGCTCGAGACGGAGTCCCCCACCATGAGGAGGCGCCAGCGACTGCACCAGTGCCAGAGGATCCTCCAGGTGTTGCAGCGGGACCAGCTCACCCACCAGCAGCTGCGCGATAGATTAAG CAAACTAGCGAATAAGAAGTGGAGGAAGGAGGAGTCTAGCGAGGATCACGCCTGCAACGTCTGCTGTGCGGACCTGGATCTGGGCAGTGCCAAAAA cTACGTGACATGTTGCACCTGCGGAAAATCGGTTTGCCGCGGGCCCAAGTGCTCTGACTGGCGGCCCAAGGACGCCAAGTGGGAGTGCCAGCTATGCCAAAGCTCCAAGGAGTCGCTCGCCCACACCTCCTCGTGGGTAGCCGAGCAAATGTCCTTCAACCGCCACAAGTTCGTCTATCCGATGAGGGCCAGGAGTGAGGTGTACATACCGATTGTGCGCGATGGCAACGACAGCAGCATTC AATTCGAAAGCGTTAGCCAGATTGGTCATACCGCCCACATGGACGAACGGGCCAAGATCAGGGAGTACGTGGAGCAGATTGTGGCCGAAATGCTGGGCGACAATTTGGACCACGTCAAAGTGGGGCAGCTGTCCAAAAGTGAGAACT ACTTGCAACTCTTTGATAAGTTCCATGCGAAGCTGAGTAACCTGCTTATCAATTTGGAAAACAGTTTGTTCGCGCTTGCGCTCAGGGGAG ATCTTCCGGCCATCGTAAATGGCCatagcaacaataataataataacaacaatgccGATTCCGAGCTGGCGGACCTTTCGCAGACCCGACTACGCAGTCTTATCGAGACGATCATAGCGGAGACCTTGCGGAGCTCCTCCCTCAGCGTCAGCGGAGCCGTCTCGGAGATCAGCCTGGACACCAGATCCCACGTGTCCGAGCTGGCCAACGGAAACGGGCTGAAGCGGCGCCATCGCACCGAGCACTACTTCGAGCCGAAGATCTATCAGGATCTGCTGGCCACAGCGGTGCTAAATAAG ATTGCGGATAAGGAAGGGAATACAAGGCTGGTGGCGGAGAGTACTCCGGACTTGAGTGGTCGCCACATTGACGAGAATTTCAATGCCGAAGCGCTGAGCACCACGTCCGGAAGCTCCATAGAACCACGAAGTGATTGCAGCCTCACCGATCATGAAATCGGACTGGAT AATGGCAAATCCCAATCCCTGCAAGCGGACTTGGAAAGGGAATCTGTCCTTAGTGATTATATAGCCGCACACATGGTGCCACTGCCAGACTTTTCAGCATCCGTGACCGAATCCGAGGATG ATATTGGATCCATCACCTCGGGCATGATCGGTGATGGAAACTGGGAGGACAACTGGCTGTTCAAGAAGAAACGCAGCTCGGCGACTCAGAGCAGCGTTGGCATGCTAGTGCCGGCACCAAGGGAGAATGTACGTGCCCAGATTGGGGACAAGACCACCGATGAGGTGAGCGATCTCTCGGAGATCGGTTCGGACATCGAGGAGAGCTCTCTGGATCTGCTGCGATGCAACGATCTCAACGATCGTCTCCTGAGCCAGCACCTTATTGGTGGCCAAAACACTAAGATGGTCCTCGACGAGCTCGTCGATCGCACCAGTCTCACGTCCCACACATTGCTGGAAGAGAATGAGCCCGCATTCACAGAGACAACCAATGAGTTCGTGGTGTCCCCGATGGCAGTGCCTTCCGATATTAAGGCGCCATCTCCGAcgccacctcctccaccaATGATATTCCAGGACGACTTGTTGAACGAGGAGCCAGACCAGACTCCCATTGCAG CCCAAGGCGAATCCGAGGAGCTGGCCAGCCTCGATGGCTGTACTGGCTTTAGCACAGTCGAGTACATCGATGAAGGACAGATGCACGAAACCGTGCCATCGGTGATCGAGATCTTGGCGGCCATGGCGCTGGGACCTATGCTAGCTGTTCCAGCATCTGAACAGCCTGGGGGCATGACACCCAGTGAGATGCACACCCTCAAAGAACTGAGTGACTTGGCCCTCGCTGAGATCAACGCTCGCACAGTGGAGCTGGTGCAGGCCCACTCACTGGACATAATTGAAGAGGAGAACACAGAGCCTTCAGAAGCTGGCCCAGAGCAGCACTTTGAATTGGTCCAACAGCCACCGCTCGAAGAGATTACCGACCAAATATCCCCAGGAGAACAGGAGTGCCTTGTTCAATTGGATGTGCTACCACCTCCACCACAATTAAAGCTTATATCTGAGATTGAACCGCCGCCGCCAATGGAACTGGTCGAAGATACTGATTCTCTGTATCCTGCAGAAGTTGTCCCCGCACTAGCGCCTGTAGAAATTCGTCCAGAGATGAAAACCGATGATGTTACTGCTCTGGAGTCCGTGAAAGTCCCAGAAATAACATCTACTTTGGATATTGTCTCAGAAGAGCAATCTTACGTAGAAGCAATAATAACAGCTCCAACAACAGAATCTGAAGTTGTCCATGTGGAAACTGTTCCAGAAATACCAGTGCCCTCTGAAATCGTCGCAAATACCGTTGTAATTGCTTATTCTGAGCTTCACTCCTTGGATCCACCAGAAGTAATACATTTGGATTCGCTGATCTTGGAGCCGCCAGATCCATTGGAAAGCGATCCTGAAACTGTGACAACTCAAGAACATCGATCTGAGGACCTACCATCATCTATGAAGCTCAATCACAGCCTTGAAACCGGTTTCATCACAGGGGATTCGACAGAAAATTTATTAGAAAAAATTCCAGAAATGATGTCAGAGCCCATAGCAGCGGCACAACCTGAGCCTAGTCCCATACCTGTCCCAGTAGACAGTGGTACACAAGTGGATAACCTAGGAACTATTGAAGTTGATTCACTTGCGACATCTGTCCCAATGGAAACCGTTTCAGAACCTAAAACAGTGGACGCCCAATTGCCTGTGGAAGCTGATGACCTTACTCAATCTGCTCCTGTGAACTCACCAGACCCATTAAAAATTGGTTCAGAGACTCATCCTATATTAATGCCAATAGAATCTGAGCCTCAAAATATTGCAATCGATTCATCACCACCCTTAGAACCCGTGGAATCAACTGCTATAGGAGGTGCTACAGAGGATTCACTACAGTCTGTATACACGGAGCTGCCACCGCCTGTGGAAAATTCGGTCTTTGAAGGGATTCTTAGAGAAGCAACATCTGGCGATGCGAATGGCTCTGAAGCTGTTGATGTCATAATAGGAACAGACTCTATCGCAGGAAAGCAGCCGCAAACTGATGAAACTGCTAACCCATCAGCTTCTGTGGAAGAAATTTCAGAAAATCAACCAGTTGCATTAGATGTCAATGTTCCAGAACCGCAATCCATTTCAGAAGAAGTCGTATCGGCAATTGAAACGATAAGTTTACCACATCCTTCCGATGTTAACGTGGTGACTTCAGTGTCTTCAGGAGTTACACAACCTGCCCCAGTTGAACCATCAGAGCCCGTCAATATCGATTCGCAAATACACAATGTCCCAGTTAATTCACCTGAGGGACGTGAATCAGTTCCTGaaacaaacattttgaatCTTCAACTCGAAAATAACCCGACAATTGAGCTTCAAGATGATTTACTCACAACGTCGCAATTGATTCCAGAGTCTGAATCTTGTGCAATTAATCCCCAAGCATCACAGCCTGTTGCAGTGGATCCCTTACCGGTTGTAGAAGATGTTACGGACGTAGTTGCTTTGGAACCCCCATCGCTTGTGGCAACAGACCCAGAAACCCAAACCATGGCAATAGAAAGCCTTGATCCTATAGAAACGATACCAGAACCAGAATCTATTATAATAGAAAAACTTGCACCTATCGGAAAATTAGCTGAGGTGGAGTCCATCGATGTGGAAAACCAAATTAATCCGGAAAATCATATTGGGCAGCAAACCATGCCAGAAACACAATCAACTGTCCCAATGGATGCTATACAGCCTATCGAAATCGTTCAAGAAACACCATGCAACACCTCAGATTTGATGGCCACCACTGAAGCTGTCGATGTGGAACACTCAGAGCCTGGCGAAGATGCTTTCTTAACTGTGAGAGAAGGACTGGAATCCGACCTGCATAAGTCGGATTCACACGTGATAGAACCACTATCCATGCCATTACCATTAGAATTATCTGTACCTGCAGAGGCGGTCGATATAGGACTCCCAGTATCTGTAGAATCGCTGACTCAATATGAACCTTCTGAGGCAGTTATTCCATCTGCCACTTTGTTTGATATCCAATCACAATCACTGGAACAACCAGTGCACGTGGTAAATGCGGCTCAAATGGAAATTAAGGAAATAGTATCCCCTGCACCTGTGGAGATTGTTTCTACCACAACAGAAGATTTCCCCCAAGCTGAATCCGTAGTGGAATCCGATAAACCTATcccagcagcagaagaagtgCAAACCATGGTCGATTCAACAGCAGATCTACAGATTACACCTATTGAAGAACGCCCCCAAACTTCGGAAACTTATTCTGAACATGCGAGAAAAGAAACCTCCGAGTCAGTGGAAATGGGTTTGAGCACACAAAATGAAGCTGTCCAAATAACAACGTCGGTTGAAGTAACTTCTACGGCTACGGATGAAGCACCCCCTGCAGCTGAAGAGAGAGAACCAAACGAAGCTGTAGAGATGCTATCGGTCACTGCTGATACCACTCTCCCAGAAGAAACTGTTTCCCAAAAAAGTACTGTTGAAGCCCTAGAACCGCCCACATCAATAGAGGTTAAATCAGAGGTAAATGGCGACACGGGATCTAAAGGAAATGTAGAGGTCGCTGAACCACAATCTAAAGAAGATGAAATACTTATGAAGCCCATCTCAATGGATGTTACAGAACATGTAGAAGTCGATCTCGAATGTGTAGGCGTCAGAGCAAATGTACCAGAGCTGGTGGATCCTATTCAAGAATCGAAATTAACTTTAGGTGAAAATCCACCAGATACGGAATCCTTAGAGAGAGATTCACAAAAAATTACTGATGCAGTGTATGTGCAAGAAGATAATACGGAAGCCGAAGAAAAAGTGGATACGTTATCGACTACAGAAGTTGTTCCAGACATAATTGTCCTGAACCCCCCATCGCTTGTGAAACTAAGCCCAAAAATACAAGCAATGACAACAGTTCCTTTGGAATCAGAATTAATCGCAATAGAACAACCAGTACCTGCCAAAAATCAAGAGTCTATTGCTGTGGATAGTCCGCCTGTAGTAATTGATACCCCAGCTTCTGCAGAAGTCCTTTTCGAAAATGAAGTTGCACCAACCCCGCAACAGATTCCAGAGAACAAAGCCGAATCAGTTGCAATGGAATCTATTATACCTGCAGATGTGGTGTCTGAGCAGAATTCTTGCGCTGTGGAACCATTAACTTCTACTCAAGCCTCGCCAGTTAAAGTAATAGCTTCTGAACCATTTGATACCGTTGTTAAACCAGTTGCAGAAGCTCAAACGCCAACTACAGAAAATTCAACGATGGCGGAAATAACACAAACTTTGGAAACTAACCTAGATACCGAGATTGTTTCTGAGGACCTTATCCAAGTTGATCCAAAGGAACTATCTGCTCATGTAGAACCCGTTTCTAAAATCGAAGCTAGCTCTGGGGATCCACAAGAATCAGCAAAGGATACGACACAAGTCGAAGATATTTTAGTCGTTCAGGCAACCCTTACTCAAGTTTCAGTGACTAATTCAGTCGCAGTGAATCCATCTGTTCCTGTCGAGCAAAGCGAAGATTCAATAGGAGACCCACCAGGAAGTGCACAGAATGTATCAGATGTTGTACCTGTTAAAGAGAATCAACCGGCGTCTGCGGAAATTTCTGTGACTGATACTGTCGCTGTGGAACTAAATGATCCTGTAGAGCGAACCACAAATCTCTCAGGAAACACAGATTTTGTGGCAGATACTGAATCATCAGGCGCAGATAATGAAATCGGTGTGGACCCAAACAATCCTGCAGAATTTGTCCCAGTGAATGTAGGCCCGGAAACCAATCAACTGGAAATAGAAACTTTAGAGGTAAAGGAGGAGTTAACAATGGAAGAATTGACGACCATCGATGGAAAACCATCATCAGTTCTGGAGCCCTTAGTGTCCGTAAACACGCTTTACCAAGAGGAATCAACCAATCTGAATAGAGCACTACAAGAAAATGTTGTTCCTCAGAAGGAATCCGATTCTAAATCGTTACCAACCAATGTAACCATACAAAAACAACCTACGGACTTGGAGACCCAACCGTCTGTGAAACCTATTCTAGAAGCTAAAACTCTAGACGTAGTAGAGGTGAAACCAGTTGCCGTGGAAACTTCGGCGGAGGAGAAGTCGCCTGAAAATGAGAAAATGGTTTTGAATGTGGAGAGCACCAATGGGAAACCCTTGCCTGCTGCTGAGTCCGTCATTTTGGAGCCAGTATTGTGCGAAGAATCTATTTCCGTAACGGAATATATCAGTGTGGATTCCGGTAACTTTGTTCCTCAACTAGACTCAGTACCTTTGTCGGCACCAGCCGCGTTGACAATTCCAACAGAACCAAAGGATTTGGAGCCGCGAGCTTGTGAGGAGCTTATTCCAGAATCGGTCTCATGCACTGATGATTTACCAGATCCTGCACAAGGTCTTTTACAAGAAGCTCCTGTGGATATGGAAACCCCATCGGGCATTCCAATTGTTGCTGATGAATACCATGAATTTGAACCCTCTCCTGTGGAAATCGTTCTACAACATGCAGATGCAAACACCATAGCTCCTGTGGAACCTAATACGAAACCAGAAACGGAAGGCGCATCGCCTATGGGTGCAATAAGTACTCCAAATCTACAAGTTGTAGCATCGGTACCTCTAGATTCAGTTCCTGCTGCACCAGTAATGCCAGTggaatttgtttataataagGAACATCTGAAAGAGGAAACCAAGGATGAGAGGGCAACCCCAGTGAGTTTGGGCCACGTGGAGCAAAAGCAGAGTAACGCTAATGGAGAACCGCCACATGATGAAGATAATTTAAAGAGGGATGATGGAATATTAAACGATGAAGAGGAACCAGTTTCTGAGCCACAAAAGGATGAAGTAGTCGAGGGGAAGCCAATTGTTGAAACTTCGGTTGATGAAGAATCCAAGATCATTACAACGGCGATTTCGAACTTATCAAGTGATGTCCAACTAGCCTGTATAGACCAAGAATTACAGGAAATCGCATTGGATCCTGCCACAGAAG GTTCCATTGCGGAGCGCGAGGTGAAGAAGTGGTACAACGCCGTTGAGATGCCAAATAATCCGTACTCCCCGGAGGCCCTGAAGCAGCGCATCAGTGGCACCCAGGAGCGCTACATGGATGTGCCCAACATCAGTCCGAGTGCTGAGCAAAAGGCACTGGCATCCGCACTGACGGAAAATCCCGATCCTCCAGCGCCAAAAACGGATTACAAACG CTATAGCCGCGACTACTACATCAACAATGCTTCCACAGCCACGGACAGTACGGGTGGTGTAAAGGCCGCTACGTCCAGCGCACTTGAGGATGTGGAGGACATCGTGATCAACGAG GctcaaaaggcaaacaaacccGCCACTGAGCAGGATCCGCCGCAGGAATCGGTGTACAAAGCCACGCCAGTCCAAGTCCTGGACGAGTCCCTGGACTCGCAATCGAATCCCTCGCTGTACTCCCTGCAAACTACGACCACAAACACAAGCGATGAATCCAATACGGTTCGCATATACGACTTTAACAAGCAGGAAACAACAGTTATCAGAGCAGCTCCAGCGGGTCAGCAGCCAAGCGACTCAACCACTTCATCCATGGAGTCCGCCCAGAGTGCTTTACCTTCGGCATCTTCATCTAATGACTCAACAGGGTCCAATAAGCGAGAGCGTCCTGTGGTTCTTCAGTTCGGTCCAGGCGACTCGGTGCCCACAATAGGATCACCTGCTAGTACACCCACGCGGGGATCTACTCCTCCTGCTTTTAGATTCTTGCAACCCAAACGTCGCCTCATCGATCCCAGTCAGGTGCTATCCGTCGACGAAGATGATGTG CCTGAAACAACGACTCCCTCGGCTGAAAAGCCCGTCATCGAAGATGAGGTGGCTCATTCCATGCCATCTGTTAAGGCTCTGGCGCAGGCGTTCCTCCTGACCAGCAAGCACACACAACCCCAGCGAAGATGGCGGGCCAAG GTTAGAATAGCAGCCCCACCAGAGACACCAGATAAGCCAAACACGTCACTGGCCAAGCGGCACAAACTGGAGCACGCCGTCTCCATGGCGGAAGTAGCCGATGAGTCTACGATCGCCTCCGACTTATCATCACTCGAAAC GGATCCTTCCATCCATTCCGAGACCAATCCACCTGTAGCCTCTCCGGCGAGTCCTGTGCCCGTTCGTCACGGCTTCCTCCGGAGCAATATTGCTTTCTTTGAGAATTTAAAGTTCAAGTGA